From Achromobacter spanius, a single genomic window includes:
- a CDS encoding phosphatase PAP2 family protein: protein MNSNRLTPPAAAPSLAGGTGAAVQDEYRNPYPNSVWALLACALALAAAACALWVDLPLAIWIQKSVSEGVDQSFEWVGELGESGHYIVMALAFYVIGLVGLARGWRNPLRVSYAAMARGSLLMLSTMAVGGLVVLLLKRSVARARPELYFEQGIYGLGESFSRAQQFNSFPSSHTYAAFSVAVVLGILAPRWRWVFLLLAALVAISRLVNLDHYLSDVMTAAGIAVLVGHYLAPRVLCSKYQWPLRAPWRWWKKA, encoded by the coding sequence ATGAATTCCAATCGCCTTACGCCTCCGGCAGCCGCTCCCTCCCTTGCTGGCGGGACCGGTGCCGCTGTCCAGGACGAGTACCGTAATCCCTACCCCAATTCCGTGTGGGCGCTGCTGGCTTGCGCGCTGGCGCTGGCCGCCGCAGCGTGCGCGCTGTGGGTCGACTTGCCGCTGGCCATCTGGATCCAGAAATCGGTGTCGGAAGGCGTCGACCAGTCCTTTGAATGGGTGGGCGAGCTGGGCGAAAGCGGCCATTACATCGTCATGGCGCTGGCGTTCTACGTAATCGGTCTTGTGGGCCTGGCGCGCGGGTGGCGCAATCCGCTGCGTGTCAGCTATGCCGCCATGGCGCGCGGCAGCCTGCTGATGCTGTCGACCATGGCGGTGGGCGGGCTGGTGGTGCTGCTCCTTAAGCGCAGCGTGGCCCGGGCGCGGCCCGAGCTGTACTTCGAACAGGGCATCTACGGGCTGGGTGAATCGTTTTCGCGCGCGCAGCAGTTCAATTCCTTTCCTTCCAGCCATACCTACGCCGCCTTCTCGGTGGCGGTGGTGCTGGGCATTCTGGCGCCGCGCTGGCGCTGGGTGTTCCTGCTGCTGGCGGCGCTGGTGGCGATCAGCCGTCTGGTGAACCTGGATCACTACCTGTCGGACGTCATGACGGCTGCGGGCATCGCCGTGCTGGTCGGGCACTATCTGGCCCCGCGCGTGCTGTGCAGCAAGTACCAATGGCCGCTGCGCGCGCCCTGGCGCTGGTGGAAGAAGGCTTGA